A DNA window from Doryrhamphus excisus isolate RoL2022-K1 chromosome 2, RoL_Dexc_1.0, whole genome shotgun sequence contains the following coding sequences:
- the snx24 gene encoding sorting nexin-24 has translation MHPISVSIPSFRSENNNMERGYTVFRIDVLMSGRQHTVEKRYSEFHTLHKMLKKSIKPPEIPSKHVRNWIPKVLEQRRHGLELYLQTIIMENEVLPKIFLDFLNVRHFPSLPKTESCGSFDIDSMESSKLSHQPVMVFLNDPYLLPDQHDAFSNVVIEGVIHGVFYAELQPR, from the exons ATGCATCCTATCAGCGTGTCTATTCCGTCTTTTCGCTcggaaaacaacaacatggagaGAGGATACACG GTATTTAGAATTGACGTGCTGATGAGTGGAAGGCAACACACTGTGGAGAAACGCTACAGTGAATTCCACACCTTACATAAAATG CTGAAAAAGAGCATCAAACCTCCTGAGATCCCTTCTAAACATGTCAGAAACTGGATTCCCAAAGTACTGGAGCAGAGAAGACATGGTCTGGAGCTCTACCTGCAG ACTATAATTATGGAGAATGAGGTTCTTCCAAAGATATTCTTGGACTTCCTCAATGTCCGCCATTTTCCTTCTTTGCCCAAAACTGAGAGCTGCGG GTCTTTTGATATAGACTCCATGGAATCaag caagcTTTCACATCAGCCGGTCATGGTGTTTCTAAATGACCCCTACCTGCTACCCGATCAACACG ATGCGTTTTCAAATGTTGTGATCGAAGGTGTCATACATGGTGTTTTTTACGCTGAGCTCCAGCCCAGGTAG
- the pcyox1 gene encoding prenylcysteine oxidase 1 isoform X1: MSSTCMMSLDHHLPAMIVQSLSVKALLLLWILYTCNILASSQELQEPPTKIAVIGAGIGGTAAAFYLRQEFGPGVKIDVFEPGDVGGRLATVKIGNHEYETGGAVIHPLNLHMKQFTDKLGLSTCEDVPSKMAIFDGSDLTFEESDWFIVNFFRMLWRYGLNYLRMQMWVESVLDKFMRIYQYQQYGYSFTSVERLLHAMGGDDFLTMINQTLEETMIAEGFSQIFINDVVASITRGTYGQSVRINGFVGSVSLAGADSGLWSVDGGNKKVCSGLLYHSKSELIRARVATISFKARPSKKGPSSSFYEISYVDDTGAGHSLYDIVVIATPLHQGKSDITFSGFSPAIPSQFSGSYHQVFSTLIHGVLNTSYLGIKRPASEFTVSEVLTTDCKGSAIYSLMSVDPVHIPARYSRPPASHSQVWKVFSPQSLVQEELQRMFLSWDSVSETQWLAYPAYRTPIRHTPPFILHSRLYYLNAVEWAASAMEMSAISARNAALLAHHRWYGQTGRVDQEDLHTRLRDPCD; the protein is encoded by the exons ATGTCATCCACTTGTATG ATGTCCTTGGATCACCACTTGCCCGCCATGATTGTTCAAAGCCTGTCAGTCAAAGCATTGCTCCTCCTCTGGATTCTTTACACATGCAACATTTTGGCATCATCACAGGAGCTGCAAGAGCCACCCACAAAGATTG CCGTGATAGGGGCAGGCATCGGCGGCACCGCTGCAGCCTTCTACCTGAGACAGGAGTTCGGGCCCGGGGTCAAGATCGACGTGTTTGAACCCGGTGATGTCGGCGGGCGTCTGGCGACAGTGAAGATTGGGAATCACGAATATGAGACGGGAGGTGCCGTGATCCATCCCCTCAACCTCCACATGAAGCAATTTACTGACAAATTAG gtctCTCCACATGTGAAGATGTGCCATCAAAAATGGCCATCTTTGATGGCAGCGATCTCACGTTTGAAGAGAGCGACTGGTTTATTGTGAATTTCTTCCGCATGCTGTGGCGCTACGGCCTCAACTACCTCCGCATGCAGATGTGGGTTGAGAGTGTTTTGGACAAATTTATGAG GATCTACCAGTACCAGCAGTACGGTTACTCCTTCACCAGCGTAGAGAGGCTCTTGCATGCCATGGGTGGCGATGACTTCCTCACCATGATTAATCAGACTCTGGAGGAAACCATGATAGCCGAAGGTTTTTCACAGATCTTCATCAATGACGTTGTGGCATCCATCACACGTGGCACCTATGGCCAAAGTGTCCGAATTAATGGGTTTGTGG GGTCTGTGTCACTGGCTGGGGCTGATTCAGGCTTGTGGTCTGTGGATGGAGGCAATAAGAAGGTTTGCTCCGGACTTCTTTACCACAGTAAGAGTGAACTCATCCGAGCTAGAGTGGCCACCATTTCATTTAAAGCTCGGCCATCAAAGAAAG GCCCCTCCAGCAGCTTCTATGAGATAAGTTACGTGGACGACACAGGCGCAGGTCACTCGCTATATGACATTGTCGTCATAGCAACGCCACTTCACCAGGGCAAGTCTGATATCACGTTCTCAGGCTTCTCTCCGGCCATCCCATCTCAGTTCTCGGGTAGCTACCATCAGGTGTTCTCCACTCTGATCCACGGCGTTCTCAACACTTCTTACCTTGGGATTAAACGCCCGGCTTCAGAGTTCACCGTGTCTGAAGTGCTCACTACAGACTGCAAAGGGAGCGCCATTTACAGTCTGATGTCCGTCGACCCAGTGCACATCCCGGCGAGATACAGCCGACCTCCCGCCAGTCACAGCCAAGTATGGAAAGTGTTTTCTCCTCAATCGCTGGTCCAGGAGGAGCTCCAACGTATGTTCCTGTCCTGGGACTCTGTATCAGAGACCCAGTGGCTGGCCTATCCGGCCTACCGCACCCCGATCCGCCACACCCCGCCCTTCATCCTTCACAGCCGGCTGTACTACCTCAACGCAGTGGAATGGGCGGCCAGCGCCATGGAGATGAGCGCCATCTCTGCCAGGAACGCGGCCCTGCTAGCGCACCACCGCTGGTACGGTCAGACGGGCAGGGTcgaccaggaagacctgcacACGCGTCTACGAG ACCCATGTGATTGA
- the pcyox1 gene encoding prenylcysteine oxidase 1 isoform X2, with translation MSSTCMMSLDHHLPAMIVQSLSVKALLLLWILYTCNILASSQELQEPPTKIAVIGAGIGGTAAAFYLRQEFGPGVKIDVFEPGDVGGRLATVKIGNHEYETGGAVIHPLNLHMKQFTDKLGLSTCEDVPSKMAIFDGSDLTFEESDWFIVNFFRMLWRYGLNYLRMQMWVESVLDKFMRIYQYQQYGYSFTSVERLLHAMGGDDFLTMINQTLEETMIAEGFSQIFINDVVASITRGTYGQSVRINGFVGSVSLAGADSGLWSVDGGNKKVCSGLLYHSKSELIRARVATISFKARPSKKGPSSSFYEISYVDDTGAGHSLYDIVVIATPLHQGKSDITFSGFSPAIPSQFSGSYHQVFSTLIHGVLNTSYLGIKRPASEFTVSEVLTTDCKGSAIYSLMSVDPVHIPARYSRPPASHSQVWKVFSPQSLVQEELQRMFLSWDSVSETQWLAYPAYRTPIRHTPPFILHSRLYYLNAVEWAASAMEMSAISARNAALLAHHRWYGQTGRVDQEDLHTRLRGEL, from the exons ATGTCATCCACTTGTATG ATGTCCTTGGATCACCACTTGCCCGCCATGATTGTTCAAAGCCTGTCAGTCAAAGCATTGCTCCTCCTCTGGATTCTTTACACATGCAACATTTTGGCATCATCACAGGAGCTGCAAGAGCCACCCACAAAGATTG CCGTGATAGGGGCAGGCATCGGCGGCACCGCTGCAGCCTTCTACCTGAGACAGGAGTTCGGGCCCGGGGTCAAGATCGACGTGTTTGAACCCGGTGATGTCGGCGGGCGTCTGGCGACAGTGAAGATTGGGAATCACGAATATGAGACGGGAGGTGCCGTGATCCATCCCCTCAACCTCCACATGAAGCAATTTACTGACAAATTAG gtctCTCCACATGTGAAGATGTGCCATCAAAAATGGCCATCTTTGATGGCAGCGATCTCACGTTTGAAGAGAGCGACTGGTTTATTGTGAATTTCTTCCGCATGCTGTGGCGCTACGGCCTCAACTACCTCCGCATGCAGATGTGGGTTGAGAGTGTTTTGGACAAATTTATGAG GATCTACCAGTACCAGCAGTACGGTTACTCCTTCACCAGCGTAGAGAGGCTCTTGCATGCCATGGGTGGCGATGACTTCCTCACCATGATTAATCAGACTCTGGAGGAAACCATGATAGCCGAAGGTTTTTCACAGATCTTCATCAATGACGTTGTGGCATCCATCACACGTGGCACCTATGGCCAAAGTGTCCGAATTAATGGGTTTGTGG GGTCTGTGTCACTGGCTGGGGCTGATTCAGGCTTGTGGTCTGTGGATGGAGGCAATAAGAAGGTTTGCTCCGGACTTCTTTACCACAGTAAGAGTGAACTCATCCGAGCTAGAGTGGCCACCATTTCATTTAAAGCTCGGCCATCAAAGAAAG GCCCCTCCAGCAGCTTCTATGAGATAAGTTACGTGGACGACACAGGCGCAGGTCACTCGCTATATGACATTGTCGTCATAGCAACGCCACTTCACCAGGGCAAGTCTGATATCACGTTCTCAGGCTTCTCTCCGGCCATCCCATCTCAGTTCTCGGGTAGCTACCATCAGGTGTTCTCCACTCTGATCCACGGCGTTCTCAACACTTCTTACCTTGGGATTAAACGCCCGGCTTCAGAGTTCACCGTGTCTGAAGTGCTCACTACAGACTGCAAAGGGAGCGCCATTTACAGTCTGATGTCCGTCGACCCAGTGCACATCCCGGCGAGATACAGCCGACCTCCCGCCAGTCACAGCCAAGTATGGAAAGTGTTTTCTCCTCAATCGCTGGTCCAGGAGGAGCTCCAACGTATGTTCCTGTCCTGGGACTCTGTATCAGAGACCCAGTGGCTGGCCTATCCGGCCTACCGCACCCCGATCCGCCACACCCCGCCCTTCATCCTTCACAGCCGGCTGTACTACCTCAACGCAGTGGAATGGGCGGCCAGCGCCATGGAGATGAGCGCCATCTCTGCCAGGAACGCGGCCCTGCTAGCGCACCACCGCTGGTACGGTCAGACGGGCAGGGTcgaccaggaagacctgcacACGCGTCTACGAGGTGAGCTCTGA
- the pcyox1 gene encoding prenylcysteine oxidase 1 isoform X3 gives MSLDHHLPAMIVQSLSVKALLLLWILYTCNILASSQELQEPPTKIAVIGAGIGGTAAAFYLRQEFGPGVKIDVFEPGDVGGRLATVKIGNHEYETGGAVIHPLNLHMKQFTDKLGLSTCEDVPSKMAIFDGSDLTFEESDWFIVNFFRMLWRYGLNYLRMQMWVESVLDKFMRIYQYQQYGYSFTSVERLLHAMGGDDFLTMINQTLEETMIAEGFSQIFINDVVASITRGTYGQSVRINGFVGSVSLAGADSGLWSVDGGNKKVCSGLLYHSKSELIRARVATISFKARPSKKGPSSSFYEISYVDDTGAGHSLYDIVVIATPLHQGKSDITFSGFSPAIPSQFSGSYHQVFSTLIHGVLNTSYLGIKRPASEFTVSEVLTTDCKGSAIYSLMSVDPVHIPARYSRPPASHSQVWKVFSPQSLVQEELQRMFLSWDSVSETQWLAYPAYRTPIRHTPPFILHSRLYYLNAVEWAASAMEMSAISARNAALLAHHRWYGQTGRVDQEDLHTRLRDPCD, from the exons ATGTCCTTGGATCACCACTTGCCCGCCATGATTGTTCAAAGCCTGTCAGTCAAAGCATTGCTCCTCCTCTGGATTCTTTACACATGCAACATTTTGGCATCATCACAGGAGCTGCAAGAGCCACCCACAAAGATTG CCGTGATAGGGGCAGGCATCGGCGGCACCGCTGCAGCCTTCTACCTGAGACAGGAGTTCGGGCCCGGGGTCAAGATCGACGTGTTTGAACCCGGTGATGTCGGCGGGCGTCTGGCGACAGTGAAGATTGGGAATCACGAATATGAGACGGGAGGTGCCGTGATCCATCCCCTCAACCTCCACATGAAGCAATTTACTGACAAATTAG gtctCTCCACATGTGAAGATGTGCCATCAAAAATGGCCATCTTTGATGGCAGCGATCTCACGTTTGAAGAGAGCGACTGGTTTATTGTGAATTTCTTCCGCATGCTGTGGCGCTACGGCCTCAACTACCTCCGCATGCAGATGTGGGTTGAGAGTGTTTTGGACAAATTTATGAG GATCTACCAGTACCAGCAGTACGGTTACTCCTTCACCAGCGTAGAGAGGCTCTTGCATGCCATGGGTGGCGATGACTTCCTCACCATGATTAATCAGACTCTGGAGGAAACCATGATAGCCGAAGGTTTTTCACAGATCTTCATCAATGACGTTGTGGCATCCATCACACGTGGCACCTATGGCCAAAGTGTCCGAATTAATGGGTTTGTGG GGTCTGTGTCACTGGCTGGGGCTGATTCAGGCTTGTGGTCTGTGGATGGAGGCAATAAGAAGGTTTGCTCCGGACTTCTTTACCACAGTAAGAGTGAACTCATCCGAGCTAGAGTGGCCACCATTTCATTTAAAGCTCGGCCATCAAAGAAAG GCCCCTCCAGCAGCTTCTATGAGATAAGTTACGTGGACGACACAGGCGCAGGTCACTCGCTATATGACATTGTCGTCATAGCAACGCCACTTCACCAGGGCAAGTCTGATATCACGTTCTCAGGCTTCTCTCCGGCCATCCCATCTCAGTTCTCGGGTAGCTACCATCAGGTGTTCTCCACTCTGATCCACGGCGTTCTCAACACTTCTTACCTTGGGATTAAACGCCCGGCTTCAGAGTTCACCGTGTCTGAAGTGCTCACTACAGACTGCAAAGGGAGCGCCATTTACAGTCTGATGTCCGTCGACCCAGTGCACATCCCGGCGAGATACAGCCGACCTCCCGCCAGTCACAGCCAAGTATGGAAAGTGTTTTCTCCTCAATCGCTGGTCCAGGAGGAGCTCCAACGTATGTTCCTGTCCTGGGACTCTGTATCAGAGACCCAGTGGCTGGCCTATCCGGCCTACCGCACCCCGATCCGCCACACCCCGCCCTTCATCCTTCACAGCCGGCTGTACTACCTCAACGCAGTGGAATGGGCGGCCAGCGCCATGGAGATGAGCGCCATCTCTGCCAGGAACGCGGCCCTGCTAGCGCACCACCGCTGGTACGGTCAGACGGGCAGGGTcgaccaggaagacctgcacACGCGTCTACGAG ACCCATGTGATTGA
- the gmcl1 gene encoding germ cell-less protein-like 1, producing the protein MGNLGSRFQSTSQGLEDAAESRHKHSCECNKRKRNTQCDCESEKDDDDIILDTPRRQKLKSTSNYIYQTLFLNGEDSDIRICALGQEWNLHKLYLCQSGYFSSMFSGSWKESNMMEINLEIPDQNIDVEALQVVFGSLYRDDVLIKPSGVVSILAAACMLQLDGLILQCGESMKENISAKTVCGYYACSCIYGLDSVMKKCLEWLLNNLMTHQNVDLMKEIGTEVMEQLIQSSDLFVMQVEMDVYTALKKWMFLQLNPLWDGPIKQLLADADAWLCKRRSDLCEKEPFLNTEEGAPFCSVFKYIRLQYIVNDLASARILERDNILPPDWLTAVYKTQWFAMLRTEFDNDNGPQEANKEEFELSSMRCGRKLTKDGDYCWRWTGFNFGFDLLVTYTNRFIIFKRNTLSQPCGGAVSLQPRRHLAYRLRLASFDSLGKLVCSRSTGYQLLTLEKDQEYVVMNLDSRLLSFPLYVCCNFLYTSPHSDHRLDHPEHESNGRSVS; encoded by the exons ATGGGAAATCTGGGTAGCAGGTTCCAGTCAACCTCTCAGGGACTGGAGGACGCAGCGGAAAGCCGCCATAAACACAGCTGCGAGTGTAACAAGAGGAAACGGAACACGCAGTGTGACTGTGAGAGCGAAAAGGACGACGACGACATCATACTCGACACACCACGGAGGCAA AAATTGAAAAGCACTTCGAATTACATTTATCAGACATTGTTCCTGAATGGAGAAGACAGCGACATTCGCATCTGTGCGCTGGGACAGGAGTGGAACCTTCACAAATTGTACCTATGCCAG TCAGGATATTTCTCCAGCATGTTCAGCGGCTCTTGGAAGGAGTCGAACATGATGGAAATCAACTTGGAGATTCCTGACCAGAACATTGATGTAGAAG CTTTGCAGGTCGTATTCGGATCCTTGTACAGGGATGACGTTCTCATCAAGCCCAGTGGTGTTGTCAGTATACTTGCAGCTGCTTGTATGCTACAATTG GATGGCTTGATCCTGCAGTGCGGCGAGTCCATGAAGGAAAACATCAGCGCAAAGACGGTGTGCGGCTACTACGCCTGTTCTTGCATCTATGGCTTGGACTCCGTCATGAAAAA ATGTCTTGAGTGGCTTCTAAACAACCTCATGACGCATCAAAATGTGGACTTGATGAAAGAAATTGG AACGGAGGTGATGGAGCAGCTCATTCAGTCTTCAGACCTGTTTGTCATGCAGGTGGAGATGGACGTCTACACCGCTTTAAAAAAG TGGATGTTCCTGCAGCTCAACCCCTTGTGGGACGGTCCCATAAAACAGCTCCTGGCTGACGCTGACGCTTGGCTGTGCAAGCGCAGGAGCG ACCTGTGTGAGAAAGAGCCCTTCTTAAACACAGAGGAGGGCGCCCCCTTTTGCTCCGTCTTCAAGTACATCCGACTCCAGTATATCGTCAATGACCTCGCTTCGGCACGCATTTTGGAACGGGACAACATTTTGCCTCCTG ATTGGTTGACAGCTGTATACAAAACACAATGGTTTGCTATGTTGCGAACGGAATTTGACAATGATAATGG tccACAGGAAGCCAACAAAGAGGAATTTGAGTTGAGCAGCATGAGGTGTGGCAGGAAATTGACCAAAGATGGAGAC TACTGCTGGCGATGGACCGGCTTCAACTTTGGCTTCGACCTGCTGGTGACCTACACCAACCGCTTCATCATCTTCAAGAGGAACACACTAAGTCAGCCATGTGGGGGCGCTGTGAGCCTGCAACCGAGGAGGCATCTGGCGTACAG GTTACGTCTGGCCTCCTTTGACAGTCTTGGCAAGCTGGTCTGCAGCCGCTCCACTGGTTATCAGCTTCTCACACTGGAGAAGGACCAG GAGTATGTGGTGATGAACCTGGACAGCCGCCTGCTATCTTTTCCACTCTACGTttgctgtaacttcctgtacACTTCGCCACACTCTGACCACAGGCTGGACCATCCCGAGCACGAGAGCAACGGCCGCAGTGTGTCTTGA
- the fam136a gene encoding protein FAM136A, producing the protein MAEAQQARVQAVVEDMVQSLERDHIRKMQARMFKCSADCCDRSSDSMSQVHQCIDRCHGPLAKAQGLVTSELEKFQDRLTRCTMHCNDKAKDLFDSGAKEPAVRSLMERCVGSCVDDHMNLIPSMTRRIKDNLDSIEQ; encoded by the exons ATGGCGGAGGCTCAACAAGCACGCGTTCAGGCTGTAGTAGAAGACATGGTCCAAAGCTTGGAGCGGGATCACATCCGGAAAATGCAG GCTCGCATGTTCAAGTGCAGCGCCGACTGTTGCGACCGCTCGTCCGACTCCATGTCTCAGGTGCATCAGTGTATCGATAGGTGTCATGGACCACTGGCCAAAGCCCAGGGTCTCGTCACCTCCGAGTTGGAGAAGTTTCAG GATCGTTTGACCAGGTGCACGATGCACTGCAATGACAAAGCCAAGGATCTCTTTGACTCGGGCGCCAAGGAGCCAGCTGTGCGCTCCCTGATGGAGCGATGTGTGGGCAGCTGCGTGGATGACCATATGAACCTAATCCCCAGCATGACCCGGAGAATCAAAGATAACCTGGACTCTATAGAGCAGTGA
- the ggcx gene encoding vitamin K-dependent gamma-carboxylase, with translation MEGRDATAAALVGNNGEQTATKKAAPSKKKEQPKSKMEQLFGFKKEDLTSWASLVTLLNRPMDPASLGIFRCMFGLLMAIDITQERGLSHVDYKYLDGAPVCRFPLFNFLKPLPMDWMYLVYLVMFIGALGIMLGCFYRLSCLMFISTYWYIFFLDKTAWNNHSYLYGLIGFQLTLMDANRYWSMDGLRRPVIRNAHVPLWNYTLLRTQIFIVYFIAGVKKLDADWVEGYSMSYLAHHWLFDPFRVILPVELVSLLVVHGGGLMLDLSAGYLLFFDATRPYAFVFVSYFHCMNSQLFSIGMFPYAMLATSPLFCYADWPRKFFRCFPAFLRGILPFTTSDAQPSSSCVYQVAPERQQPVTKSSKLKFKHKLAAIFAVVYVLEQFFLPYSHFITQGYNNWTNGLYGYSWDMMVHSRSHQHVKITYKDSQTGEVGYLNPGVFTQSRRWKDHGDMLKQYATCLSELLPRYNISDPEIYFDIWVSINERFQQRIFDPRVDIVKADWSPFRPNPWLMPLLVDLSPWRTKFQEIESTLDNQTEIVFIADFPGLHLENFVSEDLGNTSIHLLQGSINVEVVEEKKNYSIQAGEKIKVPAGAYHRVYTVSEEPSCYMYIYVNTTEAALQQNFTKLMDLQERIRNGTETEPLPPELQPLLSADNDDGSEINATDPIVRLFLKRQRRIKEVKKRREAGVLERLERFAVKKYYSIRRGFLMTAIAMRNLAVGLPPLEQLTQEVAFANMKEPEAEANPDTRLKDEVGHGEL, from the exons ATGGAGGGGAGAGACGCGACTGCAG CTGCTCTTGTCGGCAATAATGGAGAACAGACAGCTACTAAGAAGGCTGCCCCTTCTAAGAAAAAAGAGCAACCTAAAAGTAAGATGGAGCAACTCTTTGGCTTCAAGAAGGAAGACTTGACCTCCTGGGCCAGCTTGGTGACCCTCCTAAACCGACCCATGGACCCTGCATCATTGGGCATCTTCCGTTGCATGTTTG GCTTGCTGATGGCCATTGACATCACACAGGAACGTGGTCTCAGTCACGTGGACTACAAGTACCTGGACGGTGCCCCCGTGTGTCGCTTCCCGCTCTTCAACTTCCTTAAGCCGCTGCCCATGGACTGGATGTACTTGGTTTATCTGGTGATGTTCATTG gtgcTTTGGGCATCATGCTAGGCTGCTTCTACCGCCTCTCCTGCCTGATGTTCATATCCACATATTGGTACATCTTCTTCCTGGATAAAACGGCGTGGAATAACCACTCGTACCTCTACGGTCTCATTGGATTTCAGCTGACGCTCATGGATGCAAACAGATACTG GTCGATGGACGGCTTGAGAAGACCCGTCATAAGAAATGCCCATGTGCCGCTGTGGAACTACACTTTGTTAAGGACGCAG ATATTTATTGTTTACTTCATCGCTGGAGTTAAGAAGCTGGATGCTGATTGGGTGGAGGGGTACTCCATGTCCTACTTAGCACATCATTGGTTGTTTGATCCTTTCAG GGTGATTCTTCCTGTGGAGTTAGTGAGTCTGCTGGTGGTCCACGGCGGCGGTCTCATGCTGGACCTAAGCGCTGGCTACCTACTCTTTTTTGATGCCACACGACCATATGCGTTTGTTTTCGTCAGCTACTTCCACTGCATGAACTCTCAGCTCTTCAGCATTG GCATGTTCCCCTACGCcatgctggccaccagtccactcTTCTGCTACGCCGACTGGCCCAGGAAGTTTTTCCGTTGCTTCCCGGCGTTCCTCAGGGGCATTCTCCCGTTCACGACGTCTGACGCCCAGCCTAGCTCGTCCTGCGTTTACCAGGTGGCACCAGAACGCCAGCAGCCTGTCACCAAATCTTCGAAGCTCAAATTCAAACACAAGCTGGCGGCCATCTTTGCTGTAGTCTACGTGCTTGAGCAGTTCTTCCTGCCGTACTCCCACTTCATCACTCAG GGTTATAACAATTGGACCAACGGCTTGTATGGATATTCGTGGGACATGATGGTGCACTCGCGCAGCCACCAGCATGTTAAGATCACCTACAAGGACAGCCAAACTGGAGAGGTTGGATACCTCAATCCAGGG GTGTTCACACAAAGTCGGCGCTGGAAGGACCACGGTGACATGCTGAAACAGTACGCCACCTGCCTCAGTGAACTGCTGCCTCGCTACAACATCTCTGACCCTGAAATCTACTTTGACATCTGGGTGTCCATCAATGAACGCTTCCAACAAAG GATCTTTGATCCCCGCGTTGACATTGTGAAAGCCGACTGGTCTCCATTTCGACCAAACCCGTGGCTGATGCCTCTGCTGGTGGACCTCTCGCCCTGGAGGACCAAGTTCCAGGAGATTGAAAGCACTTTGGACAATCAGACAGAGATTGTCTTTATCGCAGACTTCCCAG GCCTCCACTTGGAGAACTTTGTGAGTGAAGACTTGGGCAACACCAGCATCCACTTGCTGCAGGGTAGCATCAACGTGGAGGTCGTGGAGGAGAAGAAAAACTACAGCATTCAAGCTGGGGAGAAAATAAAG GTTCCTGCCGGAGCTTACCACAGAGTGTACACAGTGTCCGAGGAGCCATCTTGCTACATGTACATCTACGTCAACACCACAGAGGCGGCGCTGCAGCAGAATTTCACCAAGTTGATGGACCTACAGGAACGCATTCGCAACGGAACAG AAACAGAGCCTCTCCCACCGGAGCTGCAGCCTCTCCTGTCGGCAGACAACGATGATGGTTCGGAGATCAACGCCACCGACCCCATCGTGAGGCTCTTTCTGAAGAGGCAGCGTCGTATCAAGGAGGTGAAGAAACGGCGTGAAGCCGGCGTGCTGGAGCGACTGGAGCGCTTTGCCGTGAAGAAGTACTACAGCATACGACGAGG attCTTGATGACGGCCATCGCCATGCGAAATCTAGCTGTGGGTTTGCCGCCGTTGGAGCAGCTGACGCAGGAAGTGGCGTTCGCCAACATGAAAGAACCAGAAGCAGAGGCAAACCCGGATACACGGCTTAAAGATGAAGTCGGCCATGgagaactgtaa
- the loxa gene encoding protein-lysine 6-oxidase isoform X3 codes for MAMYNLRCAAEENCLSSSSYSARDYDTRMLLRFPQRVKNQGTADFRPSRPRYAWEWHSCHQHYHSMDEFSRYELLDSSTHRAVAEGHKVSFCLEDTSCDYGYYRRYACTSHTQGLSPGCYDTYNADIDCQWIDITDVKPGNYILKVSVNPFYQVAEEDYSNNIVRCDVRYTGNYAYLSGCHVSTY; via the exons ATGGCCATGTACAACCTGAGATGTGCAGCGGAGGAGAACTGTTTGTCGAG CTCATCCTACTCGGCCCGGGACTACGACACCCGCATGCTGCTGCGATTCCCCCAGAGAGTCAAGAACCAGGGGACGGCTGACTTCCGTCCCAGCAGGCCTCGATACGCCTGGGAGTGGCACAGCTGTCACCA GCACTATCACAGCATGGATGAGTTTAGTCGTTACGAGCTGCTGGACTCAAGCACGCATCGTGCGGTCGCCGAGGGACATAAGGTCAGCTTCTGCCTGGAGGACACGTCCTGCGACTACGGCTACTACAGACGCTACGCTTgtacctcacacacacag GGTCTGAGTCCAGGATGTTATGACACCTACAATGCAGACATCGACTGCCAGTGGATCGACATCACAGACGTGAAACCAGGGAATTACATTCTCAAG GTCAGCGTGAATCCTTTCTACCAGGTGGCAGAGGAGGACTACAGCAACAACATTGTGCGATGTGATGTTCGTTACACTGGCAACTACGCCTACTTGTCTGGTTGTCACGTGTCAAC gtattaA